From Micromonas commoda chromosome 3, complete sequence, a single genomic window includes:
- a CDS encoding predicted protein, with amino-acid sequence MAEDPYKVLGVKEGTPGDELAKVINRKKLLYKTEPEKLKQMEDAYEQIVQASLAARLRGDMSGVSESARKNDLAPSLFGPWAPIPSEAPLKDKKVNIAISVAAVLFVWFTPGTIRTIQPIIYATIFHAFRMFMKLVDVDPGPSANIDRDAATKHNNKRFFRAFALVMGTFAVSLGITYWIPNMIFETFRLQVPVWYLLNQEVFVSVIVGGCLAYLTCFYR; translated from the coding sequence atgGCCGAGGACCCGTACAAGGTGCTCGGGGTCAAGGAGGGCACGccgggcgacgagctcgccaaggtgATCAACCGCAAGAAGCTGCTCTACAAGACCGAGCCCGAGAAGCTCAAGCAGATGGAGGACGCGTACGAGCAGATCGTTcaggcgtccctcgccgccaggCTCCGCGGTGACATGTCCGGGGTGTCCGAGTCGGCTCGCAAGAACGACCTCGCGCCTTCGCTCTTCGGACCCTGGGCGCCGATACCTTCGGAGGCGCCGCTCAAGGACAAGAAGGTGAACATCGccatctccgtcgccgccgtcctcttCGTGTGGTTCACCCCGGGGACCATTCGCACGATCCAGCCCATCATCTACGCCACCATCTTCCACGCCTTCCGCATGTTCATGAAGCTGGTGGACGTGGACCCCGGGCCCTCCGCGAAcatcgatcgcgacgcggcgaccaagCACAACAACAAGAGGTTCTTCCGCGCCTTCGCGCTGGTGATGGGCACGTTCGCGGTGTCCCTCGGAATCACGTATTGGATCCCCAACATGATCTTCGAGACGTTCAGGTTGCAGGTGCCGGTGTGGTATCTCCTCAACCAGGAGGTCTTCGTCTCtgtcatcgtcggcggctgccTCGCTTACCTCACCTGCTTCTACCGCTAa
- a CDS encoding predicted protein — MFSSLASSSVLSLATAPNVGGGRRLRPARGFARDTPFPIRGATLLVPSDVSRLVLARASDVREGDYASEDSYDGDDDGAWEGMSSSRNRSATVIRTAGRDDMYLEVDLPAHNMGITFTCGPDATIAMVEKVRQDSAAEQAGIEIGDILFSCSAVELTGSDTPVVVGDSEGTDTHWRRIDNFRCLGQPFDVQMAAFNSTAIVDAGFKHRIVRAIFRRDVNPDGRSRASRLDEMLGDEKAATDDPTEKDAETSVAKLVSESWKDIVSAVTIEGFGELLFKSLFRHDWDLVRLFPFRDCESWEEVRAHPKFQSHAVNVAGAIDKAVSLLGNSSELVPVLRGLGERHHGYGVEEEHYDLLGSALLEALEEGTALSGVSPGGRGWTRELGDAWTETWATVAATMKGDLYGTSPR, encoded by the coding sequence ATGTTCTcatcgctcgcgtcgtcttcGGTTCTTTCGCTCGCGACCGCCCCGAACGTCGGGGgaggtcgtcgtctccggcccgcccgcgggttcgcgcgcgatACGCCGTTTccgatccgcggcgcgacgcttcTCGTCCCGTCCGATGTTtctcgcctcgtcctcgcccgagcctccgacgtccgcgagggggATTACGCCTCCGAGGATTCctacgacggggacgacgacggcgcgtgggaGGGGATGAGCTCCAGTCGGAACCGAAGCGCGACGGTCATTCGCAccgcgggtcgcgacgaCATGTACCTGGAGGTGGACCTCCCCGCCCATAACATGGGAATAACCTTCACCTGCGGACCCGACGCCACGATAGCGATGGTCGAGAAGGTGCGGCAggacagcgccgcggagcaggcggGCATCGAAATCGGTGACATCCTCTTCTCCTGctccgccgtcgagctcACCGGCTCCGATACTCCCGTGGTCGTCGGGGACTCGGAGGGAACCGACACGCACTGGAGGCGGATCGACAACTTCAGGTGCCTCGGCCAGCCGTTCGACGTCCAGATGGCCGCGTTCAACTCGaccgccatcgtcgacgcggggttCAAGCACAGGATCGTCCGCGCGATATTCAGGCGGGACGTCAACCCCGACGGGCGATCGAGGGCCAGTCGCCTCGACGAGATGCTCGGCGATGAGAAAGCCGCGACTGATGACCCGACGGAAAAAGACGCCGAGACGTCCGTGGCCAAACTCGTGAGCGAGTCCTGGAAAGACATCGTCTCCGCGGTCACGATTGAGGGATTCGGCGAACTCTTGTTCAAGTCGCTGTTCCGACACGATTGGGATCTGGTCCGGCTCTTTCCGTTCAGGGACTGCGAGAGCTGGGAGGAGGTGAGGGCGCACCCAAAGTTTCAGTCTCACGCCGTCAACGTAGCCGGCGCAATCGACAAAGCCGTGTCCCTGCTCGGGAACTCGTCCGAGCTGGTGCCCGTGCTCCGGGGGCTGGGAGAGAGGCACCACGGctacggcgtcgaggaggagcactACGACCTCCTGGGCtcggcgctgctcgaggctCTCGAGGAAGGCACCGCGCTCTCGGGGGTATCCCCGGGGGGCAGGGGTTGGACGcgggagctcggcgacgcgtggacCGAAACTTGGGcaaccgtcgccgcgaccatGAAGGGCGATCTGTACGGAACCAGCCCGAGGTga